From a single Kitasatospora azatica KCTC 9699 genomic region:
- the treS gene encoding maltose alpha-D-glucosyltransferase, translating to MIVNEPVHDTFADTEKKDLDPEWFKRAVFYEVLVRSFQDSNGDGVGDLKGLTSKLDYLQWLGVDCLWLPPFFASPLRDGGYDVADYKSVLPEFGDLADFVEFVDAAHARGMRVIIDFVMNHTSDQHPWFQASRNDPEGPYGDFYMWADDDKQYPDARIIFVDTETSNWTYDPVRKQYFWHRFFSHQPDLNYDNPRVQEEMVAGLRFWLDLGIDGFRLDAVPYLFAREGTNCENLPETHEFLKRVRKEIDADYPDTVLLAEANQWPEDVVDYFGDFSSGGDECHMAFHFPVMPRIFMAVRRESRYPVSEILAKTPTIPFGCQWGIFLRNHDELTLEMVTDEERDYMYAEYAKEPRMRANVGIRRRLAPLLENDRNQIELFTALLLSLPGSPVLYYGDEIGMGDNIWLGDRDGVRTPMQWTPDRNAGFSSADPGRLSLPPIMDPVYGYQVTNVEAQQSSSSSLLHWTRRMIEIRKLNPAFGLGSYTELPSSNPAVLAFVREYEGDLVMCVNNFSRFPQPTELDLRRYGGHYPVELIGGVRFPSIGEWPYLLTLAGHGFYWFQLRKPGAQ from the coding sequence GTGATTGTGAACGAGCCCGTCCACGACACCTTCGCGGACACCGAGAAGAAGGACTTGGACCCCGAGTGGTTCAAGCGTGCGGTCTTCTACGAGGTCCTGGTGCGGTCCTTCCAGGACAGCAACGGCGACGGCGTGGGCGACCTCAAGGGGCTCACCAGCAAACTCGACTACCTCCAGTGGCTGGGCGTCGACTGTCTCTGGCTGCCGCCGTTCTTCGCCTCCCCGCTGCGCGACGGCGGGTACGACGTGGCCGACTACAAGTCGGTGCTGCCCGAGTTCGGCGACCTGGCCGACTTCGTGGAGTTCGTGGACGCCGCCCACGCCCGCGGCATGCGGGTGATCATCGACTTCGTGATGAACCACACCAGCGACCAGCACCCGTGGTTCCAGGCCTCCCGCAACGACCCCGAGGGCCCGTACGGCGACTTCTACATGTGGGCCGACGACGACAAGCAGTACCCGGACGCACGGATCATCTTCGTCGACACCGAGACCTCCAACTGGACCTACGACCCGGTCCGCAAGCAGTACTTCTGGCACCGGTTCTTCTCCCACCAGCCGGACCTGAACTACGACAACCCCCGGGTCCAGGAGGAGATGGTCGCGGGGCTGCGGTTCTGGCTGGACCTCGGCATCGACGGCTTCCGGCTGGACGCGGTGCCGTACCTGTTCGCCCGCGAGGGCACCAACTGCGAGAACCTCCCGGAGACCCACGAGTTCCTGAAGCGGGTCCGCAAGGAGATCGACGCCGACTACCCGGACACCGTGCTGCTGGCCGAGGCCAACCAGTGGCCCGAGGACGTGGTCGACTACTTCGGCGACTTCTCCTCCGGCGGCGACGAGTGCCACATGGCCTTCCACTTCCCGGTGATGCCGCGGATCTTCATGGCGGTGCGCCGCGAGTCCCGCTACCCGGTCTCGGAAATCCTCGCCAAGACGCCGACCATCCCGTTCGGCTGCCAGTGGGGCATCTTCCTGCGCAACCACGACGAGCTGACCCTGGAGATGGTCACCGACGAGGAGCGCGACTACATGTACGCGGAGTACGCGAAGGAACCGCGGATGCGGGCCAACGTGGGCATCCGCCGCCGGCTCGCCCCGCTGCTGGAGAACGACCGCAACCAGATCGAGCTGTTCACCGCGCTGCTGCTCTCGCTGCCCGGCTCGCCGGTGCTCTACTACGGCGACGAGATCGGCATGGGCGACAACATCTGGCTGGGGGATCGCGACGGCGTGCGCACCCCGATGCAGTGGACGCCGGATCGTAACGCGGGTTTTTCCTCGGCGGACCCGGGCAGGCTCAGTCTGCCGCCCATCATGGATCCGGTCTACGGATACCAGGTGACCAATGTCGAGGCGCAGCAGAGCAGTTCCTCCTCGCTGCTGCACTGGACCCGGCGCATGATCGAGATTCGCAAGCTCAACCCCGCCTTCGGGCTCGGCAGTTACACCGAACTTCCTTCCAGCAATCCGGCCGTGCTGGCCTTCGTGCGCGAGTACGAGGGCGACCTGGTCATGTGTGTGAACAACTTCTCCCGCTTCCCCCAGCCCACCGAGCTGGACCTGCGGCGGTACGGCGGGCACTACCCGGTCGAGTTGATCGGCGGGGTGCGGTTCCCGTCGATCGGTGAGTGGCCGTACCTGCTCACCCTGGCCGGGCACGGCTTCTACTGGTTCCAGCTGCGCAAGCCCGGCGCGCAGTAA
- the glgP gene encoding alpha-glucan family phosphorylase translates to MKAIRRFTVRTVLPERLQSLHELALNLRWSWHPETRELFRSVDPGVWEAVGEDPVRLLGEVPAHRLAALAADRRFLRRLGDLTDDLNDYLSAPRWYQGAQTVEPLPAAIAYFSPEYGIAAALPQYSGGLGILAGDHLKAASDLGVPLIGVGLFYRHGYFRQSLTRDGWQQERYPLLDPDELAVSLLREPDGEPCRVELALPAGRRLVAQIWKAQVGRVPLLLLDSDLDANAATERDVTDRLYGGGSEHRLLQEMLLGIGGVRAVRTFCRLTGHAEPEVFHTNEGHAGFLGIERIRELVARGSTDFGAALEAVRAGTLFTTHTPVPAGIDRFEADLVARHFSGDAALRGVPVDQVLALGLESWPGGDPKLFNMAAMGLRLAQRANGVSTLHGEVSRAMFGALWPGFDSAEVPITSITNGVHAPTWIDPAVVRLGAAEIGAERAEAAMSVGAAERWSGVEQIGDARIWEVRRELRGQLVEEARRRLRASWRQRGAGDAELGWTSAVLDPDVLTIGFARRVPSYKRLTLMLRDQDRLRSLLLHPTRPVQIVVAGKAHPADDGGKRLIQQLVAFADDPAVRHRIVFLPDYDMAMAKHLYPGCDVWLNNPLRPLEACGTSGMKAALNGCLNLSVLDGWWDEWYDGRNGWAIPTADGPGFDEDQRDDIEAAALYDLIEHQVAARYYERGPDGLPHRWIAMVRHTLVTLGPKVLAGRMVREYVEKLYAPAAIAQRELSDGGAKQLAEWKAKVREAWRAVRVEHVDAAVAEAAELGTSLALRVQVALGSLTAEDVEVQVVSGAVDERDRIREAELLALKPVGGPDLNGCQRYEGTLELTRTGPFGYTVRVLPAHPLLASPAELGLVALPAPSAGMDAGVLR, encoded by the coding sequence GTGAAGGCCATCCGCAGATTCACCGTCCGCACCGTCCTGCCCGAGCGCCTCCAGTCGCTGCACGAACTCGCGCTCAACCTGCGCTGGTCCTGGCACCCGGAGACCAGGGAGCTGTTCCGCTCGGTCGACCCCGGAGTCTGGGAGGCCGTCGGCGAGGACCCGGTCCGGCTGCTCGGCGAGGTGCCGGCCCACCGGCTCGCCGCGCTGGCCGCCGACCGCCGCTTCCTGCGCCGGCTCGGCGACCTCACCGACGACCTCAACGACTACCTGAGCGCGCCGCGCTGGTACCAGGGCGCCCAGACGGTCGAGCCACTGCCCGCGGCGATCGCCTACTTCTCCCCCGAGTACGGGATCGCCGCCGCGCTGCCGCAGTACTCCGGCGGCCTGGGCATCCTGGCCGGCGACCACCTCAAGGCCGCCAGCGACCTCGGGGTGCCGCTGATCGGCGTCGGACTCTTCTACCGGCACGGCTACTTCCGCCAGTCGCTCACCCGCGACGGCTGGCAGCAGGAGCGCTACCCGCTGCTCGACCCCGACGAACTCGCGGTCTCGCTGCTGCGCGAGCCGGACGGCGAGCCCTGCCGGGTGGAGCTGGCCCTGCCGGCCGGCCGCCGCCTGGTCGCCCAGATCTGGAAGGCCCAGGTCGGGCGGGTCCCGCTGCTGCTGCTCGACTCCGACCTGGACGCCAACGCCGCCACCGAACGCGATGTCACCGACCGCCTCTACGGCGGCGGCAGCGAGCACCGGCTGCTGCAGGAGATGCTGCTCGGCATCGGCGGCGTGCGGGCGGTGCGGACCTTCTGCCGACTCACCGGCCACGCCGAGCCCGAGGTCTTCCACACCAACGAGGGACACGCCGGCTTCCTCGGCATCGAGCGGATCCGGGAACTGGTCGCCCGGGGCTCGACCGACTTCGGTGCCGCCCTGGAAGCCGTCCGGGCCGGCACCCTGTTCACCACCCACACCCCGGTGCCGGCCGGCATCGACCGCTTCGAGGCGGACCTGGTGGCCCGTCACTTCAGCGGCGACGCGGCACTGCGCGGGGTCCCGGTCGACCAGGTGCTCGCGCTCGGCCTGGAGAGCTGGCCCGGTGGCGACCCCAAGCTGTTCAACATGGCCGCGATGGGCCTGCGGCTGGCCCAGCGGGCCAACGGCGTCAGCACGCTGCACGGCGAGGTCAGCCGCGCCATGTTCGGCGCCCTGTGGCCCGGCTTCGACAGCGCCGAGGTGCCGATCACCTCGATCACCAACGGGGTGCACGCGCCCACCTGGATCGACCCGGCGGTGGTCCGGCTCGGCGCCGCCGAGATCGGCGCGGAGCGGGCCGAGGCCGCGATGTCGGTCGGCGCGGCCGAGCGGTGGAGCGGGGTCGAGCAGATCGGCGACGCGCGGATCTGGGAGGTCCGGCGGGAGCTGCGCGGCCAGCTGGTCGAGGAGGCCAGGCGGCGGCTGCGCGCCTCCTGGCGTCAGCGCGGGGCGGGGGACGCCGAACTCGGCTGGACCTCGGCCGTGCTCGACCCCGATGTGCTGACCATCGGCTTCGCCCGCCGGGTCCCGTCCTACAAGCGGCTCACCCTGATGTTGCGCGACCAGGACCGGCTGCGCTCACTGCTGCTGCACCCGACCCGTCCGGTGCAGATCGTGGTGGCCGGCAAGGCGCACCCGGCCGACGACGGCGGCAAGCGGCTGATCCAGCAGCTGGTCGCGTTCGCCGACGACCCGGCGGTGCGCCACCGGATCGTCTTCCTGCCGGACTACGACATGGCGATGGCCAAGCACCTCTACCCCGGCTGCGACGTCTGGCTGAACAACCCGCTGCGCCCGCTGGAGGCCTGCGGCACCTCGGGGATGAAGGCCGCGCTCAACGGCTGCCTCAACCTCTCGGTGCTGGACGGCTGGTGGGACGAGTGGTACGACGGCCGCAACGGCTGGGCGATCCCCACCGCCGACGGCCCCGGTTTCGACGAGGACCAGCGCGACGACATCGAGGCGGCCGCGCTCTACGACCTGATCGAGCACCAGGTCGCGGCCCGTTACTACGAGCGCGGCCCGGACGGTCTGCCGCACCGGTGGATCGCGATGGTCCGGCACACCCTGGTCACCCTGGGCCCCAAGGTGCTGGCCGGGCGGATGGTCCGGGAGTACGTGGAGAAGCTCTACGCCCCGGCCGCGATCGCCCAGCGCGAGCTGTCCGACGGCGGCGCGAAGCAACTGGCCGAGTGGAAGGCCAAGGTCCGCGAGGCCTGGCGGGCGGTCCGGGTGGAGCACGTGGACGCGGCCGTCGCCGAGGCCGCCGAACTCGGCACCTCGCTCGCGCTGCGGGTGCAGGTGGCGCTGGGCAGCCTGACCGCGGAGGACGTCGAGGTGCAGGTGGTCTCCGGCGCGGTGGACGAGCGCGACCGGATCCGGGAGGCCGAACTCCTGGCGCTCAAGCCGGTCGGCGGTCCGGACCTGAACGGCTGTCAGCGCTACGAGGGCACCCTCGAACTCACCCGCACCGGCCCGTTCGGCTACACCGTCCGGGTGCTGCCCGCCCACCCGCTGCTGGCCTCGCCCGCCGAGCTGGGCCTGGTGGCACTGCCGGCCCCGTCGGCCGGGATGGACGCGGGGGTGCTGCGCTAG
- a CDS encoding alpha-1,4-glucan--maltose-1-phosphate maltosyltransferase, translating to MIGRIPVLDVAPQVDGGRRPARAVVGETFQVSATVFREGHDAVGANVVLRDPRGRGGAWLPMRELAPGTDRWGAEVTPTAEGRWSYTVEAWSDPVATWRHHASVKVPAGQDVELTLEEGALLLERAAAGVPKREGRALVLKAVDALREPALPPLTRLASALAPEVTAALTRHPLRELVTASRPHVLQVERRRALYGSWYEFFPRSEGATLEPPSLPGNGQEGPMRSGTFRTAAERLPAVAAMGFDVLYLPPIHPIGLAYRKGPNNTLTAGPQDVGSPWAIGSPEGGHDAIHPDLGTIEDFDAFVTRAGELGLEIALDFALQASPDHPWVNKHPEWFSHRPDGTIAHAENPPKKYQDIYPINFDQDFDGLVIETLKLLRHWMSHGVRIFRVDNPHTKPVHFWEKVIAEINRTDPDVIFLAEAFTRPAMLHTLAKIGFQQSYTYFTWRNSKHELTEYLTELSGEAAAYMRPNFFANTPDILPRHLQHQGPAAFAVRAVLAATLSPSWGVYAGFELAESAPAGPDTEEYLDSEKYQLRPRDWTRTDTLAPLITRLNELRRAHPALQGLRNLRFLPTDNDQVIAYAKQTGEDHVIIVANLDPHHPQEATVTLPADIPLSVTDELTGEQYTWHRHNYVRLDPSTAPAHLLTVRRISL from the coding sequence ATGATCGGCCGGATCCCCGTCCTCGACGTCGCCCCGCAGGTCGACGGCGGCCGCCGGCCGGCCCGCGCCGTGGTCGGCGAGACCTTCCAGGTCAGCGCGACGGTCTTCCGGGAGGGCCACGACGCGGTCGGCGCCAACGTGGTGCTGCGCGACCCCAGGGGCCGCGGTGGCGCCTGGCTGCCGATGCGTGAGCTGGCCCCGGGCACCGACCGCTGGGGCGCCGAGGTCACTCCGACGGCCGAAGGCCGGTGGAGTTACACGGTGGAGGCCTGGAGCGACCCGGTGGCCACCTGGCGGCACCACGCCAGCGTCAAGGTCCCGGCCGGGCAGGACGTCGAACTCACCCTGGAGGAGGGCGCCCTGCTGCTCGAGCGAGCCGCCGCCGGGGTCCCCAAGCGGGAGGGCCGCGCCCTGGTCCTGAAGGCCGTGGACGCGCTGCGCGAGCCGGCCCTGCCCCCGCTGACCCGGCTGGCCTCCGCGCTGGCCCCGGAGGTGACCGCCGCGCTGACCCGCCACCCGCTGCGCGAGCTGGTCACCGCCTCCCGTCCGCACGTGCTGCAGGTGGAGCGGCGCCGGGCGCTGTACGGCTCCTGGTACGAGTTCTTCCCGCGCTCCGAGGGCGCCACCCTGGAACCTCCCTCCTTGCCCGGCAACGGGCAGGAGGGGCCCATGCGCTCGGGCACCTTCCGGACCGCCGCCGAACGGCTGCCGGCCGTCGCCGCCATGGGCTTCGACGTGCTCTACCTGCCGCCCATTCACCCGATCGGCCTGGCCTACCGCAAGGGCCCCAACAACACCCTGACCGCCGGCCCGCAGGACGTCGGCTCGCCCTGGGCGATCGGCTCGCCCGAGGGCGGGCACGACGCGATCCACCCGGACCTCGGCACCATCGAGGACTTCGACGCCTTCGTCACCCGGGCGGGTGAACTCGGGCTGGAGATCGCACTCGACTTCGCGCTTCAGGCCTCCCCCGACCACCCCTGGGTGAACAAGCACCCGGAGTGGTTCAGCCACCGGCCCGACGGCACCATCGCCCACGCCGAGAACCCGCCGAAGAAGTACCAGGACATCTACCCGATCAACTTCGACCAGGACTTCGACGGCCTGGTGATCGAGACCCTCAAGCTGCTGCGCCACTGGATGTCGCACGGCGTGCGGATCTTCCGGGTCGACAACCCGCACACCAAGCCGGTGCACTTCTGGGAGAAGGTGATCGCCGAGATCAACCGGACCGACCCGGACGTCATCTTCCTGGCCGAGGCCTTCACCCGCCCGGCGATGCTGCACACCCTGGCGAAGATCGGCTTCCAGCAGTCCTACACCTACTTCACCTGGCGCAACAGCAAGCACGAGCTGACGGAGTACCTGACCGAGCTGTCCGGCGAGGCGGCGGCCTACATGCGCCCGAACTTCTTCGCCAACACCCCGGACATCCTCCCCCGCCACCTGCAGCACCAGGGCCCGGCCGCCTTCGCGGTGCGCGCCGTGCTGGCCGCCACCCTCTCGCCCAGCTGGGGCGTCTACGCCGGCTTCGAGCTCGCCGAGTCCGCCCCCGCCGGCCCGGACACCGAGGAGTACCTGGACTCGGAGAAGTACCAGCTGCGCCCGCGCGACTGGACCCGCACCGACACGCTCGCCCCGCTGATCACCCGGCTGAACGAACTGCGCCGCGCCCACCCGGCCCTGCAGGGGCTGCGCAACCTGCGCTTCCTGCCCACCGACAACGACCAGGTGATCGCCTACGCCAAGCAGACCGGCGAGGACCACGTCATCATCGTGGCCAACCTGGATCCGCACCACCCGCAGGAGGCCACTGTCACTCTTCCGGCGGACATCCCGCTCTCCGTGACCGACGAGCTGACCGGCGAGCAGTACACCTGGCACCGCCACAACTACGTCCGGCTCGACCCCTCAACCGCGCCGGCTCACCTCCTCACGGTTCGGAGGATCTCCCTGTGA